The segment ATCGATTAACTTACTAACTCGATCAACAGATCGAGTAAATAAATAGTATGGTTTATAACCTAATAACTTTAAGCTCCTTTAAACGGTTAAAATCGATGTAATAATCTTCAATTTAGAAGGTGAGCGAAACCCTTAAAAAGTTATAAAGAGTATACCCAATCAAAAGGTGTGAATATGGCATCAAAAGAGTTATTAGAGATGTTAAATGATGCTATAGCACGTGAATTACAGGTATCGATTCAATATATGTGGCAACATGTTCAATGGAGAGGTGTGAAGGGATTCGCTGTGAAAGATGAGCTCAAGAGGATCGCGATAACTGAAATGAAGCATGCAGAAAAGATCGCTGAGAGGCTCTTCTATCTTGGAGGTAAACCGACCACACAACCGACACCGATCTTCGTAGGAGAGAATTTAAGAGAAATGATAGAGCAGGATGTAAAGGATGAGGAAGGTGCTATAAGGCTATATAGGAAGATACATGAGAAGGCTTTAGCAGAAGGGGATATAACGACTGCAAGAATCTTCAGAGAAATTCTGGAAGATGAAGAAGAACACCA is part of the Nitrososphaerales archaeon genome and harbors:
- a CDS encoding ferritin-like domain-containing protein; this encodes MASKELLEMLNDAIARELQVSIQYMWQHVQWRGVKGFAVKDELKRIAITEMKHAEKIAERLFYLGGKPTTQPTPIFVGENLREMIEQDVKDEEGAIRLYRKIHEKALAEGDITTARIFREILEDEEEHHDTFTSLLEEI